One window of the Candidatus Saccharibacteria bacterium genome contains the following:
- a CDS encoding response regulator codes for MSKKVAIVEDDQAISTMYRIKFEAEGFIVETAANGKLGLELAESMKPNIILLDLMMPEMNGGEMLKKLRKTSWGKDIKVVILTNSGEEQAPPDLKELGIRRYIVKAEMTPRQVAEMVKTELAA; via the coding sequence ATGAGCAAAAAAGTAGCTATTGTAGAAGACGATCAAGCCATAAGTACCATGTACCGCATAAAGTTTGAGGCAGAGGGCTTTATAGTAGAGACTGCTGCCAATGGCAAACTTGGGCTGGAGCTGGCTGAATCGATGAAACCGAACATCATCCTCTTAGACCTCATGATGCCGGAAATGAACGGCGGCGAAATGCTCAAAAAACTCCGCAAAACCAGTTGGGGTAAAGACATTAAGGTTGTCATCCTCACAAACTCAGGTGAGGAGCAAGCACCCCCAGACCTAAAGGAACTCGGCATCCGTCGCTACATTGTCAAGGCAGAAATGACCCCCCGACAGGTTGCCGAAATGGTAAAAACCGAACTCGCCGCCTAA
- a CDS encoding transposase: MTTLQKMATAVKRLRATYIPKAKARRFFLGVEQFSLQEFCSLNAAGRTLGLNRWTGENRIRRLVTDEELPVRLQRLLVSEALASHTGRWYCSLDHSQFGPFCIAILAVSHRKGRAIPIWCQVNLSEAALIAPLLVALEGLFHFLQVNAPDLQLVLVMDRWFASDKLFTLFALYDVHFIARTKSDKLVQLPWDPSWWKEPIHDISHEELPITYHTHKLRLIRSDYNPNMKDPEPWFLLTNLPSEGTEALTRRQVLNRYAERFEIEEAFKDVKWLQRLEWQRVRKPQVIRNLLLFVFLGWWLLWRYAVKVLPKQQQKIHPKKRLSWFKQAWEYMQRLLRTPLLPPIPVAHVRGGGKK, from the coding sequence ATGACTACACTACAAAAGATGGCAACTGCTGTAAAGCGGCTGCGTGCGACATACATCCCAAAAGCTAAGGCTCGTCGCTTCTTCCTCGGAGTTGAACAGTTTTCCCTTCAGGAGTTCTGTTCGCTCAACGCTGCTGGTCGAACGCTTGGGCTGAATCGCTGGACTGGAGAAAACCGCATTCGTCGGTTAGTTACTGACGAGGAACTGCCAGTGCGCTTGCAGCGATTGTTGGTTAGCGAAGCGTTAGCTTCGCATACTGGTCGGTGGTACTGCTCTCTGGACCACTCTCAATTCGGCCCGTTTTGTATCGCCATCTTGGCGGTGTCGCATCGCAAGGGTCGAGCTATACCCATTTGGTGTCAGGTGAACCTCAGCGAAGCAGCTCTCATTGCGCCACTTCTAGTGGCGCTGGAGGGACTGTTCCATTTCCTTCAAGTTAATGCACCAGATCTGCAACTGGTACTTGTCATGGATCGCTGGTTTGCTAGTGACAAACTGTTCACTTTGTTTGCCCTGTACGATGTGCACTTCATCGCTCGTACCAAGAGCGACAAGCTCGTTCAGCTTCCCTGGGATCCCAGCTGGTGGAAGGAACCCATCCATGACATTAGTCATGAGGAATTACCCATCACGTACCATACACATAAGCTCCGACTTATTCGTTCGGATTACAATCCGAACATGAAGGATCCGGAGCCCTGGTTTTTGTTGACCAACCTACCGAGCGAGGGAACAGAGGCCCTCACCAGAAGACAAGTCCTGAACCGTTACGCAGAAAGGTTCGAAATTGAAGAAGCCTTCAAGGATGTGAAGTGGTTGCAACGATTGGAGTGGCAACGAGTCAGAAAACCACAAGTCATCCGTAACTTGCTGCTGTTTGTCTTCCTCGGTTGGTGGTTACTGTGGCGCTATGCGGTCAAAGTACTACCAAAACAACAGCAGAAGATTCATCCCAAGAAACGACTGAGCTGGTTCAAGCAAGCCTGGGAGTATATGCAACGGCTACTACGTACGCCGCTGCTACCACCGATACCGGTGGCTCATGTACGGGGAGGAGGAAAAAAGTGA
- a CDS encoding DUF11 domain-containing protein, with protein sequence MKWFSKLFSTLPKRLATATAIALAVLIPATTMAADVSIEGTMGVANKTAGDTTYSKSINAKYNDVVKVEVYYHNRELPDSGKIAQNLRVKINIPSTPGTAQTQTATISGDNTNTVTATTSVTLDRADAYLQYLPGSAVWRHNTGTNDAPNWVDTVISDGVVTSGTGVVLENEKPCYNFSATVTVLARVMVPGVSVDKYVRAKGSTEWVRSMAGQPGQTVQYQIAYKNTGNTTQSDVAFRDQLPAGVTYVPGSAKLKNTNFPNGTAISDSIVASNGVIVGTYLPGGAGYVMFEAVLPTVDKLACGSNLLRNLAFVQPKGMNYYYNTADVTVNKTCTTPTPVYSCDDLTVTKGDNRTVTATVKYTAKDGATYKNTTLVWGDSKQDVITGTTGTHTYAADGTYTVKANMLFSVNGVDKAPAVNAACSKTVTFSTTSKTPSVKIEKMVEKSVVNVNEEFKYTVRVTNDGEVDLTNVKVHDTPADASNIKLVSANGVGSISGNTWSYTIPSLKVGESKSFTLTAKVTAYTEGNLVNTACVNAPEVNPENPAKDDDCSSVPVTVKKPVTPVYSCDALTLTAGANRTLTAKVDYTGKDGAKLKMVTYNWGDGATPLVTDKTTATHTYGSDGTFSVSLKLLFSVNGTDKYAAENQSCVKSVTFTTPTPPTQKPDSPQVLPDTGAGSVIGLFGLVSVLSALAYRLFLSRKPAR encoded by the coding sequence ATGAAATGGTTTTCTAAACTATTCAGTACCCTCCCAAAGCGTCTTGCAACTGCAACTGCGATAGCACTTGCAGTACTGATACCGGCTACTACTATGGCAGCCGATGTCAGCATAGAAGGCACTATGGGTGTGGCCAACAAGACTGCTGGCGATACAACGTACAGCAAATCAATAAATGCAAAGTACAACGACGTTGTGAAGGTAGAAGTCTACTACCACAACCGCGAACTGCCAGATAGTGGCAAAATAGCCCAAAACCTTCGTGTGAAGATCAACATCCCAAGCACGCCAGGTACGGCTCAAACCCAAACCGCAACCATAAGTGGTGATAATACCAATACGGTAACGGCTACGACTTCAGTAACCCTCGACCGTGCCGATGCCTACCTGCAGTATTTACCAGGGAGCGCTGTGTGGCGCCACAATACTGGTACTAACGATGCTCCAAACTGGGTCGATACTGTCATTTCTGACGGTGTCGTAACCAGTGGAACCGGTGTAGTATTGGAAAATGAAAAGCCCTGCTATAACTTTTCGGCTACGGTCACGGTGCTTGCACGCGTGATGGTGCCTGGAGTGAGCGTTGATAAGTATGTACGTGCCAAGGGTTCAACTGAGTGGGTACGTAGCATGGCTGGTCAGCCCGGTCAGACAGTACAGTACCAGATAGCCTACAAAAACACGGGCAACACTACTCAGTCAGATGTAGCCTTCCGTGACCAACTACCGGCTGGTGTTACCTACGTGCCTGGTTCAGCCAAACTAAAGAACACTAACTTCCCGAACGGAACTGCCATAAGCGACAGTATTGTTGCGAGTAATGGGGTTATCGTCGGTACCTACCTACCTGGCGGGGCAGGCTACGTGATGTTTGAAGCAGTACTGCCTACAGTTGACAAACTTGCTTGTGGTAGCAATCTGCTACGGAACCTAGCCTTTGTACAGCCAAAAGGCATGAACTACTACTACAACACGGCTGACGTGACAGTAAACAAGACCTGCACAACGCCAACACCGGTTTACTCCTGCGACGACCTCACGGTCACCAAGGGTGATAACCGTACCGTTACGGCAACAGTGAAATACACCGCCAAAGACGGTGCAACATACAAGAACACCACCCTCGTTTGGGGTGACAGTAAGCAAGATGTCATTACTGGTACAACTGGCACGCATACCTATGCTGCCGACGGTACGTACACAGTGAAGGCGAACATGCTCTTCAGCGTAAACGGTGTCGATAAAGCTCCAGCTGTAAATGCAGCTTGTAGTAAAACAGTTACCTTTAGTACGACTTCCAAGACGCCAAGTGTCAAGATTGAGAAGATGGTTGAAAAATCTGTTGTGAATGTGAACGAAGAGTTCAAGTACACAGTCAGGGTTACCAACGATGGCGAGGTTGACCTTACCAACGTTAAGGTCCATGACACCCCTGCAGATGCTTCAAACATCAAGCTTGTCAGCGCAAACGGCGTCGGTAGCATTAGTGGTAACACATGGAGCTACACAATCCCAAGTCTGAAGGTCGGTGAAAGTAAGAGCTTTACGCTAACCGCAAAGGTTACAGCTTACACCGAAGGAAATCTGGTTAATACGGCGTGCGTGAATGCGCCAGAGGTTAACCCAGAGAACCCAGCCAAGGACGACGACTGTTCAAGCGTCCCTGTTACGGTCAAAAAGCCAGTAACACCTGTATACAGCTGTGACGCGCTAACCCTGACCGCTGGCGCAAACCGCACCCTGACGGCCAAAGTTGACTACACCGGCAAAGACGGTGCCAAGCTGAAGATGGTCACATACAACTGGGGTGATGGTGCTACGCCACTTGTTACCGATAAAACAACTGCAACGCATACCTATGGTAGTGACGGCACATTTAGCGTGAGCCTCAAGCTCCTCTTCAGTGTCAACGGTACTGACAAGTATGCTGCAGAAAACCAGAGCTGTGTGAAATCAGTGACCTTTACAACTCCAACTCCTCCAACGCAAAAGCCAGATAGCCCGCAGGTTCTTCCTGACACGGGTGCAGGTAGTGTGATTGGGCTGTTCGGACTCGTAAGTGTCCTGAGCGCTCTAGCGTATCGGTTGTTCCTGAGCCGTAAGCCTGCTCGCTAA
- the eno gene encoding phosphopyruvate hydratase yields the protein MNISSIHARQILDSRGNPTVEADVTLDSGMVGRAAVPSGASTGSHEACELRDGDSTRYGGQSVLKAVDAVNGELQQALLGKLADDQFALDRLMIALDGTENKSRVGANAILAISLASARAAALERGVPLYHHLNDIAGTPAMSLPMPMMNIVNGGKHALGGADFQEGMIIPHGASSFADVIRMGSEVFHALQKHLAAQGLSTQVGDEGGFAVAVRHNEEVLQLLELAVQKAGYKPGEDVLFALDVAASELYKDNAYHLARENATLSSAEMIARYDELTQRYPLVSIEDGLAEDDWDNWVELTTKLSRTQLVGDDLLVTNVQRLKKGIELKAGNAILIKVNQIGTLTETIETINTAQAAGWRTIISHRSGETEDTFISHLAVSTGAGQIKTGSLSRTDRVAKYNELLRIAELNPTLPLAHPFTK from the coding sequence ATGAATATATCTTCCATACACGCACGACAAATTTTAGATAGCCGCGGCAACCCGACCGTAGAGGCAGATGTTACCCTAGACAGCGGCATGGTTGGCCGCGCGGCAGTACCAAGTGGAGCCAGTACGGGCAGCCACGAAGCTTGTGAACTCCGCGACGGCGATAGCACGCGCTACGGCGGACAATCGGTTTTGAAGGCAGTTGATGCAGTGAACGGCGAACTCCAGCAAGCCTTACTAGGCAAGCTGGCGGACGACCAGTTTGCACTCGACCGCCTTATGATTGCGCTTGACGGCACCGAAAACAAATCGCGCGTTGGCGCGAACGCTATTCTGGCAATCTCGCTGGCCAGCGCCCGTGCCGCCGCTCTTGAACGCGGCGTACCTCTGTACCATCACCTCAACGACATTGCTGGTACGCCTGCAATGTCCCTGCCTATGCCCATGATGAACATTGTCAACGGTGGCAAACACGCCTTGGGCGGCGCTGACTTCCAGGAAGGCATGATTATCCCCCACGGCGCCAGCAGCTTTGCAGACGTCATCCGCATGGGTAGCGAGGTGTTTCATGCGCTGCAAAAACACCTTGCCGCACAAGGACTTTCAACCCAGGTTGGCGATGAAGGCGGTTTTGCTGTGGCGGTCAGACATAACGAAGAAGTACTGCAGCTCCTCGAGCTCGCCGTTCAAAAAGCTGGGTACAAGCCAGGTGAAGATGTGCTGTTCGCACTTGATGTCGCCGCAAGTGAACTATACAAGGACAATGCCTACCATCTTGCGCGAGAAAATGCCACGCTCAGCTCTGCCGAAATGATTGCTCGCTACGACGAGCTTACACAAAGATATCCGCTCGTTTCTATAGAAGATGGCCTTGCCGAAGACGACTGGGATAACTGGGTCGAACTCACCACAAAACTCTCGCGTACGCAACTCGTCGGTGATGACCTGCTCGTGACAAACGTACAGCGGTTGAAAAAAGGTATTGAGCTCAAAGCCGGCAATGCCATTCTCATTAAGGTCAACCAGATTGGTACGCTCACCGAAACCATAGAAACTATCAACACTGCTCAGGCAGCTGGCTGGCGTACCATCATCTCCCACCGCAGCGGTGAAACCGAAGACACGTTCATTTCGCACCTGGCCGTCAGCACGGGCGCCGGGCAAATCAAAACCGGCAGCCTGAGCCGCACCGACCGCGTTGCCAAATACAACGAACTCCTCCGCATAGCCGAACTCAACCCCACTCTCCCCCTTGCCCACCCGTTCACGAAATGA
- a CDS encoding response regulator, translating into MASVKIAVVEDEVAIRRLYETKFRLEGFTVLTAGDGAAGYRLLKNEQPDVVLLDLRMPGMQGEELLAKVRAQDWGASMRVIILTNLSRDEAPSSLRFLHVDRYIVKAHYTPSQVVDVVREVLRLPKHT; encoded by the coding sequence ATGGCATCTGTAAAGATTGCGGTTGTTGAGGACGAGGTTGCGATTCGGCGACTGTACGAGACAAAATTTCGGCTTGAGGGTTTTACTGTTTTGACCGCTGGCGATGGAGCGGCTGGGTACAGGTTGCTCAAAAATGAACAGCCAGATGTAGTTTTGCTAGATCTCCGTATGCCCGGCATGCAGGGCGAGGAGCTGCTGGCGAAGGTACGCGCTCAAGATTGGGGAGCCTCCATGCGAGTGATCATCCTGACGAACTTGAGTCGGGACGAAGCACCCTCTTCTCTGCGCTTTTTACACGTCGATCGCTACATCGTAAAAGCTCACTATACACCTTCACAGGTAGTGGACGTTGTCCGAGAAGTTCTGCGCCTCCCAAAGCACACTTAG
- a CDS encoding 2,3-bisphosphoglycerate-dependent phosphoglycerate mutase yields MALIYFYDASELDKRQLEAGLKQTDHRWKYVEEGIAPDNLDPETEVISVFVSSVVTSEIIEKLPKLKLIACRSTGFNNIDLASAEAHGVTVVNVPTYGESTVAEYTFTLMLALTRKLAPSLGFLSKQVEVETLMGTDLHEKTLGVVGTGHIGQHVIKIAKGFEMRVVAFDPYAKDELAKEYGFEYLPLEELLKVSDIVTLHAPFTPENKHLINVERLELMKPTALLVNTARGELVDTTALADALMHDRLAGAALDVLEGEQLFKMEEEVGLLRSNQLPQSTGEQSVALMALNKLPNVIITPHNAFNTEEAIGRINATTCQNIIRFWYDDVPNKVKPLKPTPGRLLLTRHAESEWNATGQWTGLTDVHLSEKGFHEASLLGIVLKDLDIRLDKAYCSEQVRTLETLEGMLNASQQFNVAYERRREINERDYGEYTGKNKWDMKELVGEDEFNGIRRGWDHPVPGGETLKTVYERAVPFYQNEVVPQLMAGKNVLVVAHGNTLRSLMKYIENISDAGVEELEMPFGNIIAYDIDPEGHMLAKDDTHIDSAPPNA; encoded by the coding sequence ATGGCATTAATCTATTTTTACGACGCGTCCGAGCTGGATAAGCGGCAGCTCGAAGCCGGTCTCAAACAAACTGACCACCGCTGGAAATACGTAGAGGAGGGCATTGCGCCGGACAATCTTGACCCCGAAACAGAGGTTATCTCTGTGTTTGTGAGCTCGGTTGTGACGAGCGAGATTATTGAAAAACTGCCAAAACTCAAGCTCATTGCGTGTCGCTCGACCGGCTTTAACAACATTGACCTGGCTTCGGCCGAAGCACATGGCGTCACGGTCGTAAACGTACCGACGTATGGTGAATCTACGGTGGCAGAGTACACATTTACCCTCATGCTGGCGCTGACGCGCAAGCTCGCGCCCAGCCTTGGTTTTTTGAGCAAGCAGGTAGAAGTCGAGACGCTCATGGGCACCGACCTGCATGAAAAGACACTCGGCGTGGTCGGGACGGGGCACATAGGCCAGCATGTCATCAAAATTGCCAAAGGCTTTGAGATGCGCGTGGTGGCATTTGACCCGTACGCCAAAGATGAGCTGGCCAAAGAGTATGGGTTTGAATACCTACCGCTTGAGGAGCTGCTGAAAGTGAGCGACATCGTCACGCTGCACGCGCCGTTTACCCCCGAAAACAAGCACCTCATAAATGTCGAGCGGCTTGAGCTCATGAAGCCAACAGCACTGCTGGTCAACACCGCCCGTGGCGAGCTGGTTGACACGACCGCTCTAGCCGATGCCCTTATGCACGACCGTCTCGCCGGGGCTGCGCTCGACGTTCTGGAGGGCGAACAGCTCTTCAAAATGGAAGAAGAGGTCGGACTGCTCCGCAGTAACCAGTTGCCACAAAGCACCGGCGAGCAGAGCGTGGCACTCATGGCGCTCAACAAACTGCCCAACGTTATCATTACCCCACACAATGCCTTTAATACCGAAGAAGCTATCGGCCGCATAAATGCGACAACCTGCCAGAATATCATCCGTTTTTGGTATGACGACGTGCCGAACAAGGTGAAGCCGCTCAAACCAACCCCAGGCCGACTGCTGCTGACGCGCCACGCCGAAAGCGAATGGAATGCGACTGGCCAATGGACCGGTCTGACCGATGTTCACCTGAGCGAAAAGGGTTTTCACGAGGCAAGCTTGCTTGGTATAGTGCTAAAAGACCTCGACATACGGCTCGACAAAGCCTATTGCTCAGAACAAGTCCGTACCCTTGAGACACTCGAGGGTATGCTCAACGCTTCCCAGCAGTTCAATGTAGCCTACGAACGCCGCCGCGAAATCAACGAACGCGATTACGGTGAGTACACCGGCAAGAACAAGTGGGATATGAAGGAGCTTGTCGGCGAAGACGAGTTCAACGGCATTCGACGCGGCTGGGACCACCCCGTGCCAGGCGGCGAAACGCTGAAGACGGTCTATGAACGTGCCGTGCCGTTTTACCAGAACGAAGTCGTACCACAGCTTATGGCGGGCAAAAACGTGCTGGTGGTCGCACACGGTAACACCCTGCGCTCACTCATGAAATACATAGAAAACATTTCTGACGCAGGTGTTGAAGAACTCGAAATGCCGTTCGGTAATATCATTGCGTACGATATCGACCCCGAAGGCCACATGCTCGCCAAAGACGACACCCACATAGACTCGGCACCCCCGAACGCGTAG
- a CDS encoding transposase family protein: MKKNLTRHQVIAYRKRVLTEADAKGAAIAARMFGIHRDTIYAWRIELFPQKPGPKGRVSWQTNEDIEDLVLQIRLGLSYGPKRIVDEMSDSGISIGEKAVRGIIERADLVKHQKHPKKKPTRPFYAPYPGYRVQIDTKAAPVRPDEDKRRSRRQQFTAIDIVSKIRYLAVKDGLSNSNSIAFVREALAFYESIGITVECVQTDNHSTFTNLSTGGNKKRDHELRRIHPFTQYLLDRGIEHKLSRPGTPQHNGFVERSHRTDEEEFYHVTKTTELDVVAFNEAMKLWQNEYNRVRRHSSCNNLPPMEHYEAVWKGTVTHV, from the coding sequence ATGAAGAAGAACCTAACCCGACATCAAGTTATTGCCTATCGTAAACGAGTGTTAACTGAAGCCGATGCGAAAGGCGCGGCAATCGCTGCCCGAATGTTTGGGATCCATCGGGATACTATCTATGCTTGGCGGATCGAACTGTTCCCGCAGAAGCCTGGACCAAAAGGCAGGGTATCCTGGCAGACGAATGAAGACATTGAGGATTTGGTGCTACAAATCAGGCTGGGACTATCCTATGGCCCGAAGCGAATCGTCGATGAGATGAGTGACTCTGGAATATCCATTGGCGAGAAAGCTGTCCGCGGCATTATTGAACGAGCCGACCTCGTAAAGCACCAGAAACATCCAAAGAAAAAGCCAACGAGACCGTTCTACGCGCCCTATCCAGGCTACCGAGTGCAGATTGACACTAAGGCTGCACCGGTTCGTCCGGACGAAGATAAACGACGGAGTCGGAGACAGCAGTTTACAGCGATAGACATTGTCAGCAAGATCCGGTACCTGGCGGTCAAGGATGGCTTGTCGAATAGCAACTCAATCGCCTTTGTGCGTGAAGCCCTGGCGTTCTACGAATCGATTGGTATTACGGTGGAATGTGTCCAGACAGATAACCACTCCACGTTCACCAATTTGTCTACTGGCGGTAACAAAAAGCGTGACCATGAGCTCAGACGTATCCACCCGTTCACGCAGTACCTGCTCGACCGGGGCATCGAGCACAAGCTATCCCGACCGGGTACACCCCAACATAATGGTTTTGTCGAGCGGAGCCATCGGACAGACGAAGAAGAGTTTTACCACGTCACCAAAACGACCGAGCTTGATGTCGTCGCGTTCAACGAAGCAATGAAACTATGGCAGAACGAATACAATCGCGTGAGACGGCATAGCAGCTGCAATAACCTGCCGCCAATGGAGCACTATGAAGCGGTATGGAAAGGAACAGTAACTCATGTCTAA
- a CDS encoding PKD domain-containing protein: protein MRISLPRIKRQKKLIVVALGLLFVAVGAGNNIPKVFAADCDANAIIYCGFTSNQSFIDKVNLNNSGNGFNDLQTIYAHFGLTSSAYGTFVSNAKDGTMYRDGRVVVGSDTIMTGGQSLGRQSTAGSYAYAISGKNYYAGAPSVRWASGVNTIGVKVLFDSNGTPLFTVMPTCGNPVWGSKVVSGATCGMLNKSPVSGKVNTYNFTATANVSGLAKITKYVYDFGDGTPMVTTTSPTQIVPHEYTKVGTFTAKLTVYASAPGGTTITATAKTCEQVIPVAPPPAPKVTITKTVNKTETLKTDTGKNFTYELNVKNTGNVVLNSVLVTDEAPNGVKFISTSLGTIANNKLTYTIPSLALNQTVTITITAKAVIYTPTSIVNKACVDAPSTPSTPDACDTASVTVNPPLCAKLDGPSPNGLAYTFIATGSFGEGVSLVSGDFDFGDGKTQNGVAAAGSTVTATHTYAASGTYSAVATLRFTSDGKMYTAPGCRASVKPEAPPAPECKPGIPVGDIRCNPCEYDASIPKDDPRCVAPVATLPNTGAGNIIALASAALVGGFLWYRHILFRRHKRAYLAADFGTSPLPLAEPLESPDPLAATPLAPQPRGRFSMRRRRQY from the coding sequence ATGCGTATCTCGCTACCGCGTATCAAGAGGCAAAAAAAGTTAATAGTAGTTGCACTAGGACTTCTATTTGTTGCAGTAGGTGCTGGAAACAACATACCAAAAGTCTTCGCTGCAGATTGTGACGCCAATGCCATCATATACTGCGGGTTTACTTCTAATCAAAGTTTTATTGACAAAGTGAACCTTAACAACAGCGGCAATGGATTTAATGATCTGCAGACAATCTATGCACATTTCGGCCTCACATCCAGTGCATATGGCACATTTGTCTCTAATGCGAAAGACGGTACGATGTACCGCGATGGGCGCGTTGTGGTAGGTAGCGACACTATCATGACTGGCGGGCAAAGTCTTGGGCGCCAAAGCACTGCCGGTAGCTACGCTTATGCGATTAGCGGTAAAAATTATTATGCTGGTGCACCCTCGGTACGCTGGGCGTCCGGTGTCAACACAATTGGCGTTAAAGTACTTTTCGATAGCAATGGTACTCCACTATTTACGGTTATGCCTACTTGTGGTAATCCAGTCTGGGGCAGCAAGGTTGTTTCTGGCGCTACTTGCGGAATGCTTAATAAATCGCCTGTATCTGGAAAGGTAAACACATACAATTTTACGGCAACCGCTAATGTCAGCGGCCTCGCTAAGATAACAAAGTATGTGTATGACTTTGGTGATGGAACGCCGATGGTGACCACTACTAGCCCAACACAGATAGTTCCGCATGAATATACAAAGGTCGGCACGTTTACGGCAAAACTTACCGTCTACGCATCTGCCCCAGGCGGAACAACCATCACAGCGACAGCAAAAACGTGCGAACAGGTCATTCCGGTTGCCCCACCGCCGGCTCCGAAAGTTACCATCACCAAGACAGTAAACAAAACAGAGACACTCAAGACAGATACAGGCAAGAATTTTACCTATGAGCTCAATGTTAAAAATACCGGTAATGTTGTTCTAAATAGTGTTCTAGTTACTGACGAAGCACCAAATGGAGTCAAATTTATCAGTACGAGCCTTGGAACTATTGCGAACAATAAATTGACCTATACCATTCCGAGCCTTGCTCTCAACCAAACAGTAACTATTACGATCACTGCGAAAGCTGTCATATATACGCCTACGTCCATCGTGAACAAGGCCTGTGTTGATGCACCGAGTACCCCTAGTACACCTGACGCCTGTGATACAGCATCTGTTACGGTGAATCCTCCACTCTGCGCAAAGCTCGATGGCCCTAGCCCGAACGGTCTAGCCTATACCTTTATTGCCACGGGCAGCTTTGGAGAAGGAGTTTCACTAGTGAGCGGAGACTTTGACTTTGGCGACGGCAAGACCCAAAATGGTGTCGCGGCAGCTGGCTCAACCGTGACTGCTACGCATACCTATGCAGCATCTGGAACCTATAGTGCCGTTGCAACACTTCGTTTTACGTCTGATGGTAAGATGTACACTGCACCTGGCTGCCGAGCGTCTGTGAAGCCAGAGGCTCCACCAGCCCCCGAATGCAAACCCGGCATCCCCGTTGGCGACATCCGCTGTAACCCTTGTGAGTATGACGCAAGCATTCCCAAAGATGACCCTCGCTGTGTTGCCCCTGTTGCAACCCTCCCGAACACGGGTGCCGGTAACATCATTGCCCTTGCTTCAGCGGCACTGGTTGGCGGATTCCTCTGGTATAGACACATCCTGTTCCGCAGACACAAACGAGCCTATTTAGCGGCTGACTTTGGTACCTCACCATTACCCCTCGCAGAACCACTCGAATCACCAGATCCACTCGCCGCAACGCCACTTGCACCCCAACCCCGTGGACGGTTTAGTATGCGCCGACGGCGTCAGTACTAG
- a CDS encoding transposase: MASRNTVREFTENAYYHVYNRGVEKRVIFLDEQDYTVFLGLLKKYLVGENYNKANRHKAVTIGSEVQLLAYCLMPNHFHLLLYQVSQEGVAKLMRRVTTGYVMYFNSRYARVGGLFQGRYKASHINAGAYLHHISRYIHLNPEQHQTWPYSSLKYYQRTQAPPEWLHTEKIIDLFHSRREYLDFVDEYQDSMRELSLLKWQLANNPDDPDTP, encoded by the coding sequence ATGGCAAGTCGAAATACGGTTCGGGAATTTACAGAAAACGCCTACTACCATGTGTACAACAGGGGTGTTGAGAAGCGGGTAATTTTCCTTGACGAGCAAGACTACACCGTGTTTCTTGGCCTCCTCAAAAAATATCTGGTAGGCGAAAACTACAATAAAGCAAATCGGCACAAAGCCGTGACCATTGGCTCTGAAGTTCAGTTGCTGGCATATTGCTTGATGCCAAATCATTTTCACCTGTTGTTATATCAGGTTAGCCAGGAGGGTGTCGCGAAGCTCATGCGTCGGGTGACAACTGGCTACGTTATGTATTTCAATAGTCGTTATGCTCGCGTAGGCGGCCTGTTTCAGGGGCGATACAAAGCATCACACATCAATGCAGGCGCATACCTGCACCATATATCCCGTTATATCCACCTCAATCCGGAGCAGCACCAGACGTGGCCTTATTCGAGCCTCAAGTACTATCAGCGTACACAAGCACCACCAGAGTGGCTTCATACCGAAAAGATCATTGACTTATTCCATTCGCGTCGCGAATACCTGGATTTTGTAGACGAGTACCAAGACTCAATGCGAGAACTTTCTTTGCTCAAATGGCAGCTGGCCAATAACCCAGATGATCCTGACACCCCATGA